A single region of the Phycisphaerae bacterium genome encodes:
- a CDS encoding DUF2029 domain-containing protein — translation MSTNPSTPPGAPFDRTAIAGNVPEGPIVPELAEYRRTLLGSIDERYLDNHIVRAAAIILLGAALLIPSIQFVVKIQKADVSLYREGGERLRTALGRWLPTAELMLDPDNQVNPYGMGHWFPTPPLVLLSIAPLTRLGVVGAAIVWSAGKIVAVLVGLALTIRGIGRASFAVPIGVLLMAMAYSVRPIVSDISHGNLNIFMMAWLAIAWGLFVRRFDFCAGLFLALAVVTKLTPALALVYFAYKRQWRVLIGAAVGMGMFFIVIPGLILGFEKNWHYLKSWFDMLVAPFALHGYAAYEPANQSLFGVVMRLFGKVGILQIEEMPVDMAFNSGMEDMARPATSLGRLLKPAISLPIFAVLAWVCRTPTRDRRDPRLLLEFSMILLAMLLLSERTWKHHATTLPIVFIAVWYVLTCRPLTERFRAWFVAGLSAQLVLLVLLSEGILRDRLAERLLDYGVFCWGLLLCFIQAGLLIIAVSAKRCSTVPSEYPEPTAG, via the coding sequence ATGAGCACGAATCCCTCCACGCCGCCTGGCGCGCCGTTCGACCGCACTGCGATAGCCGGTAATGTTCCCGAAGGACCCATTGTACCCGAGCTGGCGGAGTATCGACGCACACTTCTCGGGAGTATCGACGAACGCTACCTAGATAATCACATTGTCCGGGCGGCGGCCATCATTCTGCTCGGCGCCGCCCTCCTCATTCCTTCCATCCAATTCGTCGTGAAAATTCAGAAAGCGGACGTCAGTCTGTATCGCGAGGGCGGTGAGCGGCTTCGCACCGCACTGGGGCGCTGGTTGCCTACGGCCGAGTTGATGCTGGACCCCGATAACCAGGTCAACCCCTACGGAATGGGCCACTGGTTTCCGACGCCGCCACTGGTATTACTCAGCATTGCGCCGCTGACCCGGCTCGGTGTAGTCGGTGCGGCGATCGTCTGGTCAGCAGGAAAAATCGTCGCGGTACTGGTTGGGTTGGCATTAACGATCCGCGGAATCGGGCGAGCATCATTCGCAGTGCCGATCGGAGTTCTGCTGATGGCGATGGCGTACTCCGTCCGCCCGATCGTCAGTGACATTTCCCATGGCAACCTGAACATATTCATGATGGCATGGCTTGCGATCGCATGGGGGCTGTTCGTGCGGCGATTCGACTTTTGCGCCGGACTGTTTCTTGCCTTGGCGGTCGTCACAAAGCTGACGCCGGCTCTAGCGTTGGTGTACTTCGCGTACAAGCGTCAATGGCGCGTGTTGATCGGGGCCGCGGTCGGAATGGGCATGTTCTTTATTGTGATTCCGGGCCTGATACTCGGGTTCGAGAAAAACTGGCATTACCTGAAGTCCTGGTTTGACATGCTTGTCGCGCCTTTCGCGCTGCACGGCTACGCCGCGTACGAACCAGCCAATCAATCGCTGTTTGGCGTCGTGATGCGGCTGTTCGGCAAAGTGGGCATTCTGCAGATTGAAGAGATGCCGGTGGACATGGCCTTCAATTCCGGAATGGAAGACATGGCGCGTCCCGCAACGTCGCTCGGAAGATTGCTCAAGCCGGCGATCTCGCTGCCGATTTTCGCCGTATTGGCTTGGGTTTGTCGCACGCCGACGCGCGACCGGCGCGATCCGCGGCTGCTCCTTGAGTTTTCGATGATCCTCCTTGCAATGCTCTTGCTGAGCGAACGCACATGGAAGCACCATGCGACGACGTTGCCGATCGTTTTCATCGCAGTCTGGTACGTGCTGACGTGTCGCCCGTTGACAGAGCGCTTTCGGGCATGGTTCGTGGCCGGACTCTCGGCGCAGCTGGTCTTGCTGGTGTTGCTGAGTGAAGGGATTCTTCGGGATCGCCTGGCTGAGAGACTGCTTGACTATGGGGTATTCTGCTGGGGGTTGCTGCTGTGTTTTATTCAGGCGGGCCTTCTCATTATCGCAGTGAGCGCGAAGCGTTGTTCAACCGTACCAAGCGAGTACCCTGAACCGACGGCAGGTTGA
- the murD gene encoding UDP-N-acetylmuramoyl-L-alanine--D-glutamate ligase: MEFTGKRVIVMGLGRFGGGIGVTRWLSGQGARVLVTDLAAPDDLKESVAKLSDLRIEFRFGAHDVADLDGCDLVVVSPAVDKAKSAFVSEAIRRGVPISSEMNLFLDRCRARVVGITGSVGKSTTTAMIGAVLDSARNEPSWKHGRVWLGGNIGKSLLDDLPRIGQADIVVLELSSFQLEDAAPLRRSPAIALVTNVRENHLDRHGTLAAYALAKSNVYRYQKDDDWLIMPFSGAEALPDVPSVGHRIIRFGADESTREAVVETRDERGVVQRFTFPLTLSVPGLHNIQNAAGAVAVARLLGVEYEVTVNALSQFTGLVHRLEFVREYRGVRYFNDSKATSPEAAMTSIRAFDAPVVVLAGGSDKGGSFESFGAFLARQTKAVVCIGQTRDRIGAAVRVAASGCGAGPSIIPAADFVSAVCSARDLARPGDVVLLSPGCASYDWFKNYEQRGDQFRQIVNGWQESEV; this comes from the coding sequence ATGGAATTCACCGGCAAGCGCGTGATAGTCATGGGATTAGGGCGGTTCGGCGGAGGCATCGGCGTCACGCGGTGGCTCAGCGGCCAGGGTGCGCGGGTCCTTGTGACCGATCTGGCCGCGCCTGATGATCTGAAAGAGAGCGTTGCGAAGCTATCAGATTTGCGGATTGAATTTCGGTTTGGCGCGCATGATGTCGCCGATCTGGATGGGTGTGACCTTGTCGTTGTCAGTCCGGCCGTGGACAAGGCGAAGTCGGCGTTCGTTTCCGAAGCTATTCGCCGAGGCGTGCCTATTTCGAGCGAGATGAACTTGTTTCTCGATCGGTGCCGCGCGCGTGTCGTGGGCATCACCGGGTCGGTGGGAAAGAGCACGACCACGGCCATGATCGGCGCCGTGCTTGATTCGGCTAGGAATGAGCCGTCGTGGAAGCACGGCCGCGTCTGGCTCGGCGGCAATATCGGGAAATCGCTGCTTGACGATCTACCAAGGATTGGTCAGGCCGATATCGTCGTATTGGAGCTATCAAGCTTCCAACTTGAGGACGCAGCGCCGCTTCGCAGGAGTCCGGCGATCGCGCTTGTCACGAATGTTCGAGAGAATCACCTGGATCGGCACGGCACACTGGCCGCGTATGCGCTGGCCAAATCAAATGTGTATCGATATCAGAAAGACGACGATTGGCTGATTATGCCGTTCAGCGGCGCCGAAGCACTGCCAGATGTGCCGTCAGTCGGGCACCGGATCATTCGATTCGGGGCGGATGAGTCAACGCGCGAAGCCGTCGTAGAGACGCGAGACGAGCGCGGGGTGGTGCAGCGATTCACGTTTCCGCTGACCCTTTCGGTTCCAGGATTGCATAATATTCAGAATGCGGCCGGCGCGGTCGCCGTCGCGCGGCTGTTGGGTGTCGAGTACGAAGTGACGGTGAACGCCTTGTCCCAATTCACGGGGCTCGTTCACCGGCTTGAATTCGTTCGAGAATACCGAGGCGTTCGATATTTCAACGACTCCAAGGCCACATCGCCCGAAGCCGCAATGACTTCCATACGGGCGTTTGATGCGCCGGTGGTTGTTCTGGCCGGCGGATCCGACAAGGGCGGTTCGTTTGAGTCTTTTGGAGCATTTCTCGCGAGGCAGACCAAAGCCGTTGTCTGCATCGGTCAGACCCGCGATCGCATTGGCGCGGCCGTCCGGGTTGCCGCGTCGGGCTGTGGCGCAGGACCGAGTATAATCCCCGCCGCCGATTTCGTATCGGCGGTTTGTTCGGCCCGTGATCTGGCACGGCCTGGCGATGTCGTCCTGCTCTCTCCGGGCTGCGCGAGTTACGACTGGTTCAAAAATTATGAACAGCGCGGCGATCAGTTCCGGCAGATCGTCAACGGCTGGCAGGAAAGTGAGGTTTGA
- a CDS encoding PQQ-binding-like beta-propeller repeat protein produces the protein MSTSTLHAEDWPNWRGPRYDGSSAETKFARSWTGERPQRWERNLGSAYSGLTVVGDRLFTCGVAMETSERGKPEPMQVLYCLRTADGEVAWKSVIEDIFRNEWGDGARGTPTYDDGRVYIMGANGTVACFDANDGKKLWARKYDERPMWGYSGSVLIRGTLAIVATGGKKGALRALDKSSGREVWRCGDDASAGYSTPYPFTFEKKEYVISFLGTSAIAAEVTSGREVLRIPWKTDWNVNAATPIYHDGHLWLGSGYRTGCAVYALKPAGDKLEAKEVWKSKVMLNKFQTPVLFGGKLYAFDERAFKCVDFMTGELDWKERGQNGTVVLADGNLITLTESGKLRIGPASPTKFEPTGEAQILDDRCWTVPTLVDGRLYARNLERVVCIDLSESQPVDSGSPKSH, from the coding sequence ATGTCGACTTCAACTCTGCACGCGGAGGATTGGCCGAACTGGCGCGGCCCCCGATATGACGGATCGAGCGCAGAGACGAAGTTTGCTCGAAGCTGGACGGGCGAACGACCTCAACGATGGGAACGAAATCTGGGATCGGCCTACAGTGGTCTGACCGTCGTCGGTGACCGATTGTTCACCTGCGGTGTCGCCATGGAAACCAGTGAGCGCGGCAAGCCGGAACCCATGCAGGTGCTCTACTGCCTGCGAACAGCGGATGGCGAAGTCGCATGGAAATCGGTCATTGAGGACATCTTCCGAAATGAGTGGGGCGACGGCGCGCGTGGAACTCCGACTTACGACGACGGCCGCGTCTATATCATGGGTGCCAACGGCACGGTCGCTTGTTTCGACGCGAACGATGGGAAGAAATTGTGGGCGCGCAAGTATGATGAGCGGCCAATGTGGGGTTACTCCGGCTCGGTCCTGATTCGCGGCACACTCGCCATCGTCGCGACCGGTGGGAAGAAGGGGGCGCTTCGCGCGCTGGACAAATCGTCCGGGCGCGAAGTGTGGCGCTGCGGCGACGATGCATCGGCCGGCTACTCAACGCCGTATCCATTTACGTTTGAAAAAAAGGAGTATGTTATCTCGTTCCTGGGAACGTCGGCCATTGCGGCCGAAGTGACCAGCGGGCGCGAGGTCTTGCGGATTCCATGGAAGACCGACTGGAATGTCAATGCAGCGACACCCATTTATCATGACGGGCATTTGTGGCTGGGTTCCGGGTATCGGACGGGCTGCGCGGTCTATGCGCTGAAACCCGCCGGCGACAAGCTTGAGGCGAAGGAAGTTTGGAAGAGCAAGGTCATGCTCAACAAATTTCAGACACCGGTTCTGTTCGGCGGCAAGCTCTATGCGTTCGACGAGCGCGCGTTCAAGTGTGTCGATTTCATGACGGGCGAGCTTGATTGGAAGGAGCGCGGCCAGAACGGCACCGTGGTGCTGGCAGACGGAAACTTGATTACGCTGACGGAATCAGGCAAACTTCGGATCGGTCCGGCATCGCCGACGAAGTTTGAACCAACCGGCGAAGCGCAGATTCTGGACGATCGCTGCTGGACGGTTCCGACGCTGGTTGATGGGCGGCTTTATGCCCGGAATCTTGAGCGGGTTGTCTGCATCGATCTCTCTGAATCGCAGCCGGTCGACAGTGGGTCGCCGAAGTCTCATTGA
- a CDS encoding class II aldolase/adducin family protein, which produces MNAGEWQIRRDICDVGRRMHQAGLVAGTDGNISARLGLERILITPSGSCLGRLEPDQIASINLRGDPLPGSTAPSSERWMHLCAYERRPEIHAAIHAHPPTAIALTLAGMTIDPCALPEIIIAFGRVPTTAYATPATRDGALVVAEWVDRFDALILDRHGSFTIGKSLFDALYKLEKLEHGAHVLYMAHQMGGVRGLPPDEVAKLASLREQFGFARSDVVTQCREPDTIVPRVTRGPDNY; this is translated from the coding sequence ATGAACGCAGGAGAATGGCAGATTAGGCGCGACATCTGTGATGTCGGGCGTCGAATGCACCAGGCCGGACTTGTCGCGGGCACGGACGGCAACATCTCCGCGCGGCTCGGACTCGAACGCATTCTGATTACGCCGAGCGGCTCGTGCCTGGGTCGCCTTGAGCCCGATCAGATTGCCTCGATCAATCTCCGTGGAGATCCCCTTCCCGGCTCAACTGCACCATCAAGTGAACGCTGGATGCATCTCTGCGCGTACGAGCGACGCCCGGAAATCCACGCCGCGATTCACGCCCATCCTCCCACAGCCATCGCACTCACGCTCGCCGGCATGACCATCGACCCCTGCGCGCTGCCCGAAATTATCATCGCTTTCGGCCGTGTTCCGACCACGGCCTATGCGACGCCCGCCACGCGCGACGGCGCGCTTGTCGTCGCCGAATGGGTCGATCGGTTCGACGCTCTGATCCTCGATCGCCACGGATCGTTCACAATCGGCAAGTCGCTCTTTGATGCTTTATATAAACTGGAGAAGCTCGAACATGGTGCACATGTCCTTTACATGGCGCATCAGATGGGTGGCGTGCGCGGACTACCCCCGGATGAAGTGGCAAAGCTCGCCTCGCTTCGGGAGCAATTCGGATTCGCCCGCTCCGATGTCGTGACTCAATGCCGCGAACCCGACACCATCGTACCGCGAGTCACGCGGGGCCCTGACAATTATTGA
- a CDS encoding site-specific DNA-methyltransferase: MSASAKQPAFNGVYCAEATAFAGLLPNASVDLIYLDPPFATQTTRTSRKSGERYDDRWTGGVKQFLAFMLPCLDECRRILSPKGTLYLHLDYRAASYARVLLDTLFGERCFLNEVIWQYRTGGVSRSWFGRKHDTILVYAKRIGHHTFNVLREGVYRTDGLNHDENGKPYKNTKRGRLYFNVNGPALTDVWDIPFLSTVASERVGWPTQKPLALLDRIIRASSNPGDVIADFFCGSGTTLVAAKQLGRRWIGCDAESRAVRLAKQRLSRTRSPDDLAISAPKPSR; encoded by the coding sequence TTGAGCGCTTCCGCAAAGCAACCGGCATTCAACGGTGTTTATTGCGCAGAGGCCACGGCCTTCGCCGGCCTGCTGCCGAACGCATCCGTCGATTTGATTTATCTCGATCCTCCGTTCGCCACACAGACGACGCGCACATCCCGAAAATCAGGGGAACGATACGACGACCGCTGGACAGGCGGAGTCAAACAGTTTCTCGCATTCATGTTGCCATGTCTGGATGAGTGCCGACGCATTCTGTCGCCGAAGGGCACCCTCTACCTGCATCTCGATTACCGCGCCGCATCATATGCCCGCGTGCTGCTCGATACGCTCTTCGGAGAACGCTGCTTTCTCAACGAAGTCATCTGGCAGTACCGAACAGGAGGCGTTTCGCGAAGCTGGTTCGGCCGAAAGCATGATACCATCCTGGTGTACGCCAAGCGGATCGGCCATCACACTTTCAATGTCCTTCGCGAAGGTGTCTATCGCACTGATGGCCTGAATCACGACGAGAACGGCAAGCCCTACAAGAATACGAAACGCGGCCGATTGTACTTTAATGTCAATGGACCGGCACTGACGGACGTCTGGGACATTCCATTCCTGTCGACGGTCGCGTCAGAGCGTGTCGGCTGGCCGACGCAAAAGCCGCTGGCTCTGCTCGATCGGATTATCCGCGCGAGTTCAAACCCCGGCGATGTAATCGCGGATTTCTTCTGCGGCAGCGGAACGACCCTGGTCGCTGCAAAACAGCTCGGACGTCGTTGGATAGGATGCGATGCAGAGTCCCGCGCGGTCCGGCTCGCAAAGCAACGACTATCAAGAACGCGCAGCCCGGACGATCTCGCCATTTCCGCACCGAAGCCTTCCCGCTAG
- a CDS encoding carboxypeptidase M32, whose product MSTPYHEFADYIREIGMLESTTSVLDWDAEVNMPEGGLTQRADQLSLLAAIAHERRISPRVGDWLTRLEGVAADEAQETNVREVRRMYDRAVKIPTELVQRIARVSALAKESWASARKESAFAKFIPHLTELLDLKRQVADCVGYNGERYDALLDEFEPGATAAEISRLFESLRGPLSEFVRQLADAPRKPDASILSRDYPVERQRLWTRQCAMTVGFDFKRGRIDESTHPFCSGFNPGDVRLTTRYYKDFLPASMFGTLHEAGHGLYEQGLPIEHVFTPRGQAASLGIHESQSRMWENMVGRSRAFWERFYEQCRSVFHEALAEVTLDMFHAAINTVSPSLIRVEADEVTYNLHIILRFEIERDLLQKRLDVADLPDAWNAKIEQMLGVRPSSDAEGCLQDIHWSMAAFGYFPTYALGNLYAAQFYAAALREMPDLENQFRRGEFAGLLGWLRKNIHEHGMRFRPAQLVERVTGSPLSIAPFLKYIREKFSPIYGLSS is encoded by the coding sequence ATGTCAACGCCATACCACGAGTTTGCCGACTATATCCGCGAAATAGGAATGCTCGAATCCACAACCTCAGTGCTGGACTGGGATGCCGAAGTCAACATGCCTGAAGGCGGGCTTACTCAAAGGGCCGATCAACTTTCACTCCTTGCGGCGATCGCACACGAACGCCGAATCAGTCCGCGCGTCGGGGACTGGCTCACCCGCTTGGAGGGCGTGGCCGCCGACGAAGCGCAGGAAACCAATGTCCGCGAAGTTCGCCGCATGTACGATCGCGCAGTCAAGATTCCCACCGAATTGGTTCAGCGCATCGCCCGTGTCTCCGCTCTGGCCAAGGAATCATGGGCCTCTGCTCGCAAGGAATCCGCATTTGCAAAGTTTATCCCCCATCTGACCGAACTACTCGACCTCAAGCGGCAGGTCGCCGATTGCGTCGGCTACAATGGCGAACGATACGACGCGCTGCTTGACGAATTTGAGCCGGGCGCGACTGCTGCAGAAATCAGCCGACTCTTCGAGAGCTTGCGAGGACCGCTTTCGGAGTTCGTCAGGCAATTGGCCGATGCGCCGAGAAAGCCGGACGCGAGCATCCTTTCGCGTGATTATCCGGTCGAACGACAGAGGCTCTGGACGCGTCAGTGCGCCATGACGGTCGGCTTCGACTTTAAGCGCGGGCGTATCGACGAATCGACTCATCCCTTCTGTTCCGGCTTCAACCCCGGCGATGTCCGGCTCACGACGCGCTACTACAAAGACTTCCTTCCCGCCTCGATGTTCGGAACCCTGCACGAGGCGGGGCACGGCCTATACGAACAGGGGCTGCCGATCGAGCATGTTTTCACTCCGCGAGGGCAGGCAGCCAGCCTCGGAATTCACGAATCGCAATCAAGGATGTGGGAGAACATGGTTGGCCGGAGCCGCGCGTTCTGGGAGAGATTTTACGAACAATGTCGTTCGGTGTTTCACGAAGCCCTCGCCGAAGTGACGCTCGACATGTTCCACGCCGCAATCAATACGGTGTCTCCCTCACTTATCCGCGTCGAAGCCGATGAGGTGACATACAATCTTCACATCATTCTGAGGTTCGAAATCGAACGCGACCTGCTGCAAAAACGCCTCGACGTCGCGGACTTGCCGGACGCATGGAACGCAAAAATTGAGCAAATGCTCGGTGTAAGGCCCTCCAGCGATGCCGAAGGCTGCCTTCAGGACATTCATTGGTCGATGGCCGCGTTCGGATACTTCCCGACCTATGCACTGGGAAATCTCTATGCCGCACAGTTCTACGCGGCGGCCCTGCGAGAGATGCCCGATCTTGAGAACCAGTTCCGTCGCGGCGAATTTGCGGGCCTCCTCGGATGGCTGCGGAAGAACATTCACGAACACGGAATGCGGTTTCGCCCGGCGCAGCTGGTTGAACGGGTCACAGGCTCGCCATTGTCCATCGCACCATTCCTGAAATACATCCGCGAGAAATTCTCGCCAATATACGGATTGTCTTCGTGA
- a CDS encoding deoxyribonuclease IV, translated as MTQKFGSHVSAAGGLQNAFTEAVRVGCDCLQIFVKNQRQWAAPPLNEEQIANYRRAERDSRLGPVFAHATYLLNLATPDETLRTKSVAALVDELQRCESLGLQGLVVHPGAHVGTGEVAGIAAIARSLNEVHKRTSGFKCPVLLETTAGQGTTLGNTIEQIAAMLGGVDATDRLGVCLDTCHLFAAGYDLTDPHACAALVDRIDSLIGVDRVLCIHTNDSKGKLGSRLDRHEHIGKGLIGKRGFANLLNDARLTHVPRILETPKGEDERGRDWDRVNLGVLRRITGTTRGAAGTSQ; from the coding sequence GTGACGCAGAAATTTGGTTCACACGTCTCGGCCGCAGGCGGACTGCAGAACGCATTCACGGAAGCGGTGCGTGTCGGCTGTGACTGCCTCCAGATCTTTGTCAAGAATCAGCGTCAGTGGGCCGCCCCACCGCTGAACGAGGAGCAGATTGCAAACTATCGTCGCGCCGAGCGCGATTCGCGACTCGGACCGGTATTCGCCCATGCCACCTACCTTCTGAATCTGGCGACCCCCGATGAAACGCTTCGGACAAAAAGCGTCGCGGCGCTCGTTGACGAACTTCAACGGTGCGAATCGCTCGGCCTGCAAGGACTTGTCGTGCATCCGGGCGCGCATGTCGGCACCGGAGAAGTCGCGGGCATCGCCGCCATCGCCCGATCGCTGAACGAGGTTCATAAGCGTACCAGCGGTTTCAAATGCCCCGTCCTGCTGGAGACGACGGCGGGACAAGGCACGACGCTCGGAAATACGATCGAGCAGATCGCCGCAATGCTTGGTGGCGTCGACGCGACGGATCGATTGGGAGTGTGCCTCGACACCTGCCATCTCTTCGCCGCGGGATATGATCTGACTGATCCGCATGCGTGTGCGGCCCTCGTAGACAGGATCGATTCGTTAATCGGTGTCGATCGCGTCCTGTGCATTCACACGAACGATTCGAAAGGCAAACTGGGCAGCCGGCTCGATCGTCACGAGCACATCGGAAAAGGCCTGATTGGAAAACGCGGATTTGCGAATCTGCTGAATGATGCGAGATTAACGCATGTACCGCGAATCCTGGAAACACCCAAAGGCGAGGACGAACGAGGACGTGATTGGGATCGCGTGAATCTCGGGGTGCTGCGACGGATCACGGGAACGACGCGAGGTGCAGCCGGCACAAGTCAATAG
- a CDS encoding methyltransferase domain-containing protein translates to MLTRPGLATIEQWRATACSELLGKLRAFSAEFSSLHGRRLGSSATYFRYDPLDHGMRRWEYPFLIERLTALEGDRPVRLLDAGSGMTCIPFFAARMNPSFAVEACDADPNLPAVFDRINQFCQMPKVAFTSADLRRLPYEDQRFDAVFCMSVLEHTADYPEIVREFRRVLRPGGRCIVTFDISPDGRTDIEPTRAEGLLRALSDNFRGVPVGELLPLAEKLQAPGLLTTEFLQREFPKLLPWHMTWRMFLGAIRRSRMPRTPFYQIAVCGLELTAT, encoded by the coding sequence ATGCTGACGCGGCCGGGTCTGGCGACAATCGAACAATGGCGGGCCACGGCTTGCAGTGAATTGCTCGGCAAATTGCGAGCATTCTCCGCAGAATTCAGCTCGCTGCACGGCCGGCGGCTCGGCTCGAGCGCGACCTATTTTCGATACGATCCGCTTGATCATGGAATGCGGCGATGGGAGTATCCATTCCTCATCGAGCGGCTGACCGCGCTTGAAGGCGATCGACCGGTTCGTTTGCTTGACGCCGGAAGCGGGATGACATGTATTCCGTTTTTTGCGGCGCGAATGAATCCCTCTTTCGCCGTCGAAGCCTGCGACGCCGATCCGAATCTGCCGGCTGTATTCGATCGGATCAATCAATTCTGCCAAATGCCGAAGGTTGCCTTCACATCCGCGGATTTGCGGCGACTGCCGTATGAAGATCAACGATTTGATGCGGTGTTCTGCATGTCAGTGCTTGAGCATACCGCCGATTATCCAGAGATCGTGCGAGAATTCAGACGTGTCCTGCGGCCAGGCGGGCGATGCATTGTCACTTTCGATATTTCGCCGGACGGCCGAACAGATATTGAGCCGACCAGGGCTGAAGGCCTTCTTCGAGCGCTCTCGGATAATTTTCGAGGGGTGCCCGTCGGCGAACTCCTGCCGCTTGCGGAAAAGCTGCAAGCGCCCGGACTGCTGACGACCGAGTTTCTTCAGCGAGAATTCCCGAAATTGCTTCCCTGGCATATGACGTGGCGAATGTTTCTTGGGGCGATTCGGAGATCTCGCATGCCGCGGACGCCGTTTTATCAGATAGCGGTTTGCGGGCTAGAACTGACGGCGACATGA